GCTTGATAAACCAAAATaaacaaataacaaaaataaatattAATATGCATTGGAAGTATTGAGGTCATTAATTGTCATTACTTACTGTATTGTAATTGTGGCTtccatttgtactccctccgtccttgaaaAAATGTACTTTCAATTTTATTGAAAAGACAAATTTTTTTATGTTTAACtgtatttatacaataatacatcaacatttatgccatcaaattagtagcattagattcatgataaaatatgttttcatcatatacctatttgtTTCACgaacattgatatatttttgcacaaactcggtcaaactttaaaatagtttgaccctccaacaaagttgcAAGTACACTCTTTGAAGGATGGAAGGAGTATTTACTAGGCATGTTATAATTGTGATCATTTGTAGTTTGATTTCCCCTTTTTGTGATGATATTTGAGTGTCCTAAGCAATTATTTCTCAATGTCTATATCAAATGCACAATAAATTGACGCATATGAAATTGCTTATACATTATCACAGCTCGAAATTTCTCAAGTATTTATATTTCTAATTTTCTTAAGGTGGACGGGTGCGGCAAAGCACGCCTCTAGGATGTAGTAGAAAGGCACAAAAGACACCAAGCAACCAATATGCGGAGCAAATAGGTGTTANNNNNNNNNNNNNNNNNNNNNNNNNNNNNNNNNNNNNNNNNNNNNNNNNNNNNNNNNNNNNNNNNNNNNNNNNNNNNNNNNNNNNNNNNNNNNNNNNNNNNNNNNNNNNNNNNNNNNNNNNNNNNNNNNNNNNNNNNNNNNNNNNNNNNNNNNNNNNNNNNNNNNNNNNNNNCGCGCCACCCTGCGACTGTTCtggcgcttccccggcctatccccgcccCGCGCGCGCTTTCTCTGGCCCCCCTCTAGGCCCGCCGCCCCGCGCGCGTGCTGGTCCGCCGACGAACAGCGCCCGCGCGCTCGCTGCCGctcggcgcccgcaaggtgttcgataaAACACCtagaaggtatgtattgctcaaaagcCATGAATTTCGTGCATGTTGATTGTAGTTTTTTATTTATAGCATAGTATTCAACATTGCAAATGAGTTCatcgtatgattcttccgaagaagaatttgatatggaagaggaggaggatcttgcaatgatcctagctatgcatattaataaaaaaccgaagcacagtggttcggttatgggtcggcaagAAATTTGGAGGGATaagatcgatgcccacaacagattgatcagGCATTATTTTGCGGAGAATCCTACATACCCCGAGTTgtattttcgtcgccggtttaggatgagcaccgagttgttcaggcgcattgcagagaaactagcgagccatgaccgcttttttcagcaaaggaggaatgccgccggtgagctcgggcatagcacctttcagaaggtgacaaccgctttgcgtatgttggcatacggtataccGGCTGATCTaattgatgatcacttggctatgggtgagagccaagccatcatgtgtgtcaagcgcttcgcagtcggaattgtgcaagtgtttggcgaggagtatttgagatctcccaacgctgaagacgtcgcaaggcttttggcgatgaacaaagctcgcggctttcctggcatgcttggctcaatagattgcatgcattggagttggaagaattgtccaaaggcatggcatgggcaattccacagccaaaaaaagggttccactataatccttgaagcggtggccgatcaagagacttggatttggcatgcattctttggaatgcctggatctttgaatgacatcaatgttgtcaatCGGTCACCATTGATGAGTAAGATTGCAAATGGGGAGTTGCCACCGGTgtagtttgtagcaaatggccgtacatacaactatggctattatctagcggatggcatctgTGGCAAACCTTTGTCAAGCCGTTGAAAAAGccagaaggtaagaaaaatcttgatttccacaatgctcaggcggcggctagaaaagatgtggagagagcttttgggattttgcaagcccaatttgctattgtgagaggaccggctagattttgggatcaaaagatgctttggtacataatgcacgcttgcgtgatcatgcacaacatgattatcgagaatgagcgtggtcaagatgtagactactctcagtatgagctcttgggatatcccgtgcgagtgcgatggagggctgaaagggtggcccgttttattgcctcctatcatgccattcgacgtccTGCAGTGCAtaatgatcttcagaaggatctcattgaggagtggtgggcatggaatggacgacaaagagcatcatgatttgtgcgctcgttattgtattgttgaactatttgttgtgtttaattgcactatttgttgtattgaacgataaactgtttgtttgagttgtaataaacgaaattgaactatttatttttgtttgttcttaatttttttgcttttgttttcgAATGCATATGTTGTTTGTACGCGTCGCGCGcgtgctgcattttagcgcggctgctggagccagcgctgcgcgccgcgccaaaccaggcgatgCGCGCGCGGCATATGTGTTTTTTGCGTGCGGCGCgaccggcgcctgttggagatgctcttacaaagCTTATTTCATATGTCACCAAGCAATCATGCACGCGCCAATACACATATATACGTACAATCCCAGAGGAAAGCCAAACACCAGATATACTTAAAAGTCAAAGTCGAAGTCGGGTTCCTCTACGGAACCGCCATCGTCTAGATTAATTGAGTTGAAGAGATCAGCTACCGCTTCTCCAGTATCTATCGCGTCACTGATATGCCCGCTGACAGACAATGTGCGCTGGAATTTACTCCTGGACGGCTGATCTCTCCCGCGACCATCATCCTCGTTCTTGTTGACATCCAGTGGGTTTGCGCAGCACGGGTGGAGGCACAGCTTGCTGCTGTGGTAGTGGAATCCCAGCACGGCGTTGCCACAGGCGTCGCACACCAGCCTGCCGCCGTCCTTGGGGCCCTGGAACCGGAGCACCAGCTCGACGTTCTTAAGCAGCGGGTGCACAAGCTTGGTTCCTTGGTCCAAGGCGCACTGCTTGTGGAGGTCAAAGTCGCATGCATGGCACCTGTACCTTCCCTCCGTGCCGGGCTCACGGCAGCCGTTGCACACGAAGTTGGAGAGGCCAGGGGCGCACAGCGTCAGCATGTGTTCCAAGTGGGCCGAGTGGGAGATCAAGCCTGAGGAGGCCATGATCTTGGTCCCTTGGCCCCAGGCGCACTGCTTGTGGAGGTCAAATTTGCAGGCCCGGCACCTGTACCTCTCGCCCAACCCGCTCTTACCGCAGCCATTGCACACGAACTTCCAGTAGTCAGTCGCCTCCAGCGACAGCTTGTGCCCCCAATGGTCGGGGTGCGAGATGGAGCGTGGGAAAGCCATGATCTTGGTTCCTTCTTCCAAGGCGCACTGCTTGTGGAGGTCGAACCTGCAGGCCCGGCACCTGTACCTCTCGCCCGCGCCTCTCTCACGGCAGCCGTTGCACACGAACTCCCAGTACTCGGTCGCCTCCAGCGACAGCCTGTGTCCCAAGTGGGCGGGGTGGCAGATCGAGGCTGGCAAATCCATGCTCTTGTCCAAGGCGCAATGCTTGTGGAGGTCGAAGTCGCATGGATGGCACCTGTACCTCTCGCCCCTGCCGGGTTCACGGCAACCGTCGCAACAGAAGCTTTTCCCTGTGTCCTGCAGCCATAGCTTCTGTCCCAAGTGAGCCAGGTGGGAGATCGAGGCCGGCAAAGCCATGATCTTGCTTCCTTCctccaggtgtactactctggatcAGCCCAGCCAGCTTCTCTGATACCTAAAAAGCCATATCATGAAATTAACTTCACAATAATAGATAGATCGATGTGTTCATCAGTGATGGAGAATGAAAAAAGTTCACAAGAATTGACCTGCAGAATTAATGAAAAGAGAAAAGAAACGCAAACTAGGAAAAAAAACTGAAGGCTAACATCAATAAAAGGAGAACAAAGCCAAAGACCACTCACAAAGACAAAGGCAAAACCCTACAACAACTAGAATATCATATATTCTCTGTGATTTGTTTTGATCAACAAAAAACACTTGTATTTCATCTAGTATAGTCTAGATTTGTAAGTTTCAAGATATGACAAGAATAAAAACTGGAAGTTCCAAGATATGATAAGTAC
This portion of the Triticum dicoccoides isolate Atlit2015 ecotype Zavitan chromosome 7A, WEW_v2.0, whole genome shotgun sequence genome encodes:
- the LOC119330360 gene encoding uncharacterized protein LOC119330360, which encodes MALPASISHLAHLGQKLWLQDTGKSFCCDGCREPGRGERYRCHPCDFDLHKHCALDKSMDLPASICHPAHLGHRLSLEATEYWEFVCNGCRERGAGERYRCRACRFDLHKQCALEEGTKIMAFPRSISHPDHWGHKLSLEATDYWKFVCNGCGKSGLGERYRCRACKFDLHKQCAWGQGTKIMASSGLISHSAHLEHMLTLCAPGLSNFVCNGCREPGTEGRYRCHACDFDLHKQCALDQGTKLVHPLLKNVELVLRFQGPKDGGRLVCDACGNAVLGFHYHSSKLCLHPCCANPLDVNKNEDDGRGRDQPSRSKFQRTLSVSGHISDAIDTGEAVADLFNSINLDDGGSVEEPDFDFDF